A genome region from Wielerella bovis includes the following:
- the pgi gene encoding glucose-6-phosphate isomerase — MAQPIDFPAWQALQQNFEQSKHIQMRDQFEQDPQCAERYCLEVGGIHVDFSKNRINDEILGNLVELAKQAGLPERMQQMFRGEKINQTENRAVLHVALRNRTNNPILVDGEDVMPQVNDVLRRMGEFSHAVRSGEWLGYTNQVITDVVNIGIGGSDLGPLMMCTALKGFGHPRLNMHFVSNVDGAQLRDVLERVHPETTLFIIASKTFTTQETITNANTARQWFLKEGSEKDIAKHFVAVSTNKAEVAKFGIDTDHMFEFWDWVGGRYSLWSAIGLPIMLYLGEENFIEMLNGAHLMDNHFINAPLEKNLPVLLGLIGIWYINFYGGGSHVIAPYDQHLHRLPKFIQQLDMESNGKQVKMGGEPVATETGPIIWGETGINGQHAFFQLLHQGTHVTPIDLIASLTKRSNLPGHHEILLSNVFAQAEAFMRGKTPEEARAELQAQGLSDEQIETLVPHKTFSGNRPTNMILMDEVNPRNMGSLIAMYEHKVFTQGVIWGINSFDQWGVELGKQLAKTILAELTGAIDPQKHDASTSRLIRLYRKTNCAEDGTCDLFN, encoded by the coding sequence ATGGCACAACCTATTGATTTTCCAGCATGGCAAGCCTTGCAACAAAACTTTGAACAAAGCAAACATATCCAAATGCGCGACCAATTTGAACAAGACCCACAATGCGCAGAACGCTATTGTTTAGAAGTGGGCGGCATTCATGTGGATTTTTCTAAAAACCGCATCAATGATGAAATTTTGGGCAATTTAGTTGAATTAGCCAAGCAAGCAGGTTTACCAGAACGCATGCAACAAATGTTCCGTGGCGAAAAAATCAATCAAACGGAAAATCGTGCCGTGTTGCACGTTGCCTTGCGCAATCGTACCAATAATCCTATTTTGGTAGATGGCGAAGATGTGATGCCGCAAGTAAACGATGTTTTGCGTCGTATGGGCGAATTTTCACATGCCGTTCGTAGCGGCGAATGGTTAGGCTACACCAATCAAGTGATTACCGATGTGGTCAATATTGGTATTGGTGGCTCGGATTTAGGTCCTTTGATGATGTGTACCGCGCTCAAAGGTTTTGGACATCCGCGTTTGAATATGCACTTTGTATCCAATGTGGACGGCGCACAACTGCGCGATGTGTTGGAAAGAGTGCATCCAGAAACCACATTATTTATCATTGCCTCTAAAACCTTTACCACGCAAGAAACCATTACCAATGCCAACACAGCACGCCAATGGTTCTTGAAAGAAGGTAGCGAAAAAGACATTGCTAAACATTTCGTTGCGGTATCTACCAATAAAGCAGAAGTAGCAAAATTTGGCATTGATACCGACCATATGTTTGAATTTTGGGATTGGGTAGGCGGACGATACAGCTTGTGGTCAGCGATTGGTTTACCGATTATGCTGTATTTGGGCGAAGAAAATTTCATTGAAATGCTCAACGGTGCACATTTGATGGACAATCATTTTATCAACGCACCATTGGAAAAAAATCTGCCCGTATTACTTGGCTTAATTGGCATTTGGTACATTAATTTTTACGGTGGAGGCAGCCATGTCATCGCACCCTATGACCAACATTTGCACCGTTTGCCTAAATTTATTCAGCAACTGGATATGGAATCCAATGGCAAACAAGTCAAAATGGGTGGCGAACCTGTGGCAACTGAAACAGGTCCAATTATTTGGGGCGAAACAGGCATCAATGGGCAACATGCTTTCTTCCAATTATTGCACCAAGGCACACACGTTACGCCGATTGATTTGATTGCATCATTGACCAAACGCAGCAATTTACCAGGTCATCACGAAATTTTATTGAGCAACGTATTTGCCCAAGCAGAAGCCTTTATGCGCGGTAAAACACCCGAAGAAGCACGCGCAGAATTACAAGCTCAAGGTTTGTCAGATGAGCAAATTGAAACACTTGTACCACACAAAACATTCAGCGGTAATCGCCCAACTAATATGATTTTGATGGACGAGGTGAATCCTCGCAATATGGGCAGCCTGATTGCGATGTATGAACACAAAGTGTTTACGCAAGGTGTGATTTGGGGTATCAACAGTTTTGACCAATGGGGCGTGGAATTGGGTAAACAGTTGGCAAAAACCATTTTGGCAGAACTGACAGGTGCGATTGACCCACAAAAACATGATGCTTCTACCTCACGTTTGATTCGTTTGTATCGCAAAACAAATTGTGCGGAAGATGGTACTTGTGATTTATTCAACTAA
- a CDS encoding SIS domain-containing protein → MLSNISEKLESLSAAERKVGECALAEPKWFVHAAVAEIADRAQVSQPTVIRFCRSLNYKGLPEFKLALSASISHSGLPYVHEELNTDDSMSEVMEKVLGNTAAALLGARRSLKESELENAIAMLTHARRIEFYGVGNSGIVAQDAQHKFFRFGISTVAYSDTHIQLMAAAVLSPQDVLVVISNSGSSIEVLDAVSIAKENGAQVIAITRTDSPLAQLADCVLAVTAQEDSTRYTPMVSRLLQLAIIDILAIGLALRLGETASLQLEKGKRSVIRHRMDEHHHSS, encoded by the coding sequence ATGTTAAGCAATATCAGTGAAAAATTGGAAAGCCTATCTGCCGCAGAACGCAAAGTTGGCGAATGTGCGCTGGCTGAACCTAAATGGTTTGTGCATGCCGCCGTTGCCGAAATTGCCGACCGCGCCCAAGTATCACAACCCACCGTTATTCGCTTTTGTCGCAGCTTGAATTACAAGGGTTTACCCGAATTTAAACTTGCACTTTCTGCCAGCATCAGCCATTCAGGTCTGCCCTATGTTCACGAAGAATTGAACACCGATGACAGCATGAGTGAAGTAATGGAAAAAGTATTGGGTAACACTGCCGCCGCCTTATTGGGCGCAAGACGCAGCCTGAAAGAAAGCGAATTGGAAAACGCCATTGCCATGCTGACTCACGCACGGCGCATTGAATTTTATGGCGTTGGCAATTCAGGCATTGTGGCACAAGATGCACAACATAAATTTTTCCGTTTCGGCATTTCCACCGTTGCTTATTCTGACACACATATTCAGTTAATGGCTGCGGCGGTACTCAGTCCGCAAGATGTACTGGTGGTTATTTCCAATTCAGGTTCGTCTATTGAAGTGCTGGATGCGGTCAGCATCGCCAAAGAAAACGGCGCACAAGTCATTGCCATTACCCGTACCGACAGCCCATTGGCACAACTTGCCGATTGCGTATTAGCCGTAACCGCACAAGAAGACAGCACGCGCTACACGCCAATGGTATCGCGTTTGTTGCAACTGGCGATTATAGATATTTTGGCGATTGGTTTGGCGTTGAGATTGGGCGAAACTGCCAGCTTGCAACTGGAAAAAGGCAAGCGTAGCGTGATTCGTCATCGTATGGATGAGCATCATCATTCATCATAA
- the nudE gene encoding ADP compounds hydrolase NudE, producing the protein MSILHSTQIRPEILAVRTAAKTAVFEVQSVDLRFSNGVERTYERLTPARRPSVMVLPIMDDCLTLIREYAVGTERHELTCIKGLIDANETPEQAANRELQEEIGMGAHTITPLRVLYSSPSHMYSPMHVFIAQDLYPSKRQGDEPEPLIPVSIPLAQLNDLIDDAEFGDARVLSALMLLQRYFQAA; encoded by the coding sequence ATGTCTATTTTGCACAGTACGCAAATTCGTCCCGAAATTTTAGCTGTCCGCACCGCTGCCAAAACCGCCGTGTTTGAAGTGCAATCGGTGGATTTGCGTTTTAGCAATGGCGTGGAACGCACTTATGAGCGACTGACCCCAGCGCGCCGTCCATCGGTGATGGTGTTGCCGATTATGGACGATTGTTTGACACTGATTCGGGAATACGCAGTTGGCACGGAACGCCATGAATTGACCTGTATTAAAGGTTTAATTGATGCGAACGAAACACCAGAACAAGCTGCCAATCGTGAATTACAAGAAGAAATCGGTATGGGCGCGCACACTATCACACCTTTGCGCGTGTTGTATTCATCGCCTAGTCATATGTATAGCCCGATGCACGTTTTTATTGCACAGGATTTGTATCCGTCCAAACGACAAGGCGATGAACCTGAACCGCTGATACCTGTGTCTATTCCATTGGCACAATTGAATGATTTGATTGATGATGCTGAATTTGGCGATGCGCGAGTGTTGTCGGCATTGATGTTGTTGCAGCGGTATTTTCAGGCTGCCTAA
- a CDS encoding glucokinase, whose amino-acid sequence MSSTTTNFPRLVADIGGTNARFALETANQVFEKIEVLPCNDYNTIVDAVKEYLKRAGSPVIKHAAVAIANPVFGDWLQMTNHHWSFSIETTRQALHLETLLFINDFTAQALAITKTDPADLVQIGGMQAEEDAPKAVLGPGTGLGVSGLIPSPSGYIPLAGEGGHVSFPPFDDAEVMVWQYAKKKFGHVSAERFLSGAGLVLIYEALAEREGVKRQTLTPAEISERALSGTSPLCRLTLDIFCAMLGTVASNLALTLGARGGVYLCGGIIPRFIDYFKYSPFRNRFDNKGRFDAYLATIPVYVVLSKYPGITGAAVALENHLNNM is encoded by the coding sequence ATGTCATCTACAACGACTAATTTTCCCCGTTTGGTTGCCGACATTGGTGGCACTAATGCCCGTTTTGCATTGGAAACAGCAAATCAAGTTTTTGAAAAAATTGAAGTATTACCGTGCAATGATTACAACACGATTGTAGATGCGGTTAAAGAATATTTGAAACGTGCAGGCAGCCCAGTGATTAAACATGCAGCGGTTGCCATTGCCAATCCCGTGTTTGGCGACTGGTTGCAAATGACCAACCACCATTGGTCGTTTTCCATTGAAACCACACGCCAAGCCTTGCATTTGGAAACCTTGTTGTTTATCAACGATTTTACCGCGCAAGCACTCGCCATTACCAAAACCGACCCTGCCGATTTAGTACAAATTGGTGGTATGCAAGCCGAAGAAGACGCACCCAAAGCAGTTTTAGGGCCTGGAACAGGTTTGGGCGTGAGCGGTTTGATTCCATCGCCAAGTGGCTACATTCCTTTGGCAGGCGAAGGCGGACACGTCAGCTTTCCCCCATTTGACGATGCCGAAGTGATGGTGTGGCAATACGCCAAGAAAAAATTTGGGCACGTTTCTGCCGAACGTTTTTTGAGCGGCGCAGGTTTAGTGTTGATTTACGAAGCTTTGGCAGAACGCGAAGGCGTAAAACGTCAAACTTTGACTCCTGCTGAAATCAGCGAACGTGCGTTGAGCGGCACATCGCCTTTGTGTCGTTTAACTTTGGATATTTTCTGCGCCATGCTCGGCACGGTGGCATCTAATTTAGCCTTGACTTTGGGTGCGCGTGGTGGCGTGTATTTGTGCGGCGGCATCATTCCGCGTTTTATTGATTATTTCAAATATTCGCCATTCCGCAATCGCTTTGACAACAAAGGACGTTTTGATGCATATTTGGCGACCATTCCTGTTTATGTGGTGTTGAGCAAATACCCTGGCATCACAGGCGCAGCGGTGGCATTGGAAAATCATTTAAATAATATGTAG
- the pgl gene encoding 6-phosphogluconolactonase produces MVQFTQTENATQSAEYLAQQVAQNLRDVLAKQERATLAISGGKSPIAFFQALNQMDLAWERVNITLVDERVVPTHHADSNTGLVRQYLLQNQAQKAKWLPVIADDATEGSLKNTAQAVEFALQHYTQPDVLILGMGGDGHTASIFPQAPQFADAIRADYPQPLLHTTPITAPHERISMTLAAIEATPFVYLAIAGAEKRAVYEQAVQAATQTFPVSYVLNSHKVETHVIYND; encoded by the coding sequence ATGGTTCAATTCACACAAACAGAAAATGCCACCCAATCGGCAGAATATTTGGCGCAACAAGTTGCCCAAAATCTGCGTGATGTGTTGGCAAAACAAGAACGTGCCACACTTGCCATATCGGGTGGCAAATCGCCAATTGCTTTTTTTCAAGCACTCAATCAAATGGATTTGGCTTGGGAGCGCGTCAATATTACTTTGGTGGACGAGCGCGTTGTGCCGACACATCACGCTGATAGCAACACAGGTTTGGTGCGACAATATTTGTTGCAAAATCAAGCACAAAAAGCAAAATGGTTGCCTGTTATTGCCGATGATGCCACCGAAGGCAGCCTGAAAAATACCGCGCAAGCCGTTGAATTTGCGTTGCAACATTACACGCAACCTGATGTATTGATTTTGGGTATGGGTGGCGATGGACACACCGCCAGCATTTTCCCCCAAGCACCACAATTTGCCGATGCCATTCGCGCAGATTATCCGCAACCCTTGTTGCATACCACGCCCATTACCGCGCCACACGAACGCATCAGCATGACACTTGCCGCGATTGAAGCCACGCCGTTTGTGTATTTAGCCATCGCAGGTGCAGAAAAACGTGCCGTATACGAGCAAGCAGTTCAGGCTGCCACACAAACTTTCCCTGTTAGTTATGTTTTAAATTCACACAAGGTAGAAACTCATGTCATCTACAACGACTAA
- the leuE gene encoding leucine efflux protein LeuE, with the protein MYGIVDYPLYFIGVLTIIFLPGPNSMYCLAVATRSGVREATKTMAAVFIGDSILMALAAGGAASVLRTNPMLFNVLKIIGGLYLAYLGVQMLRDAWQGFQAALSNPPPNRQPEQTMQITSEQPHENVFKHALTLSLMNPKAILFFLSFFIPFVDPNYPHPALSFLLLAITLQVVSMCYLFMLAIAGSKLATWFGGKPKVGAAGLALVGLLFCTFAVKLGFAVI; encoded by the coding sequence ATGTATGGCATTGTAGATTACCCTTTGTATTTCATTGGGGTCTTGACGATTATTTTTTTGCCTGGCCCAAACTCCATGTATTGTTTGGCAGTAGCAACACGTTCAGGCGTGCGTGAAGCGACTAAAACCATGGCAGCGGTTTTTATTGGCGACAGCATTCTAATGGCATTAGCCGCTGGGGGTGCAGCTTCGGTTTTACGAACCAATCCCATGTTATTCAATGTGTTAAAAATAATCGGAGGTTTGTATTTGGCGTACTTGGGTGTGCAAATGTTGCGCGATGCGTGGCAAGGTTTTCAGGCTGCCTTATCCAATCCACCACCCAATAGGCAGCCTGAACAAACCATGCAAATAACATCTGAACAGCCACACGAAAATGTGTTCAAACACGCTTTAACATTGAGTTTGATGAATCCAAAAGCGATTTTGTTTTTCCTATCGTTTTTTATCCCGTTTGTTGACCCCAATTATCCGCATCCTGCGTTGAGTTTTTTATTGTTGGCAATCACTTTGCAAGTGGTCAGCATGTGTTATTTGTTTATGCTAGCAATCGCAGGCAGCAAATTGGCAACATGGTTTGGCGGTAAACCCAAAGTTGGCGCGGCAGGTTTAGCTTTGGTTGGCTTATTATTTTGTACTTTTGCCGTGAAATTAGGGTTTGCGGTCATTTAA
- a CDS encoding EF-hand domain-containing protein, whose amino-acid sequence MKVKAILATVLLAATSGAMACQNTSAVEAFGKRLDKNKDGQISLHEWKHMNGVKAFERDFNRGSLKTFHTLDTNGDRKLSMKELAALSGRVTYKNAVECSSNAPSASSQSNVVPVEAK is encoded by the coding sequence ATGAAAGTAAAAGCAATTTTAGCAACTGTATTATTAGCTGCAACTTCTGGCGCTATGGCGTGTCAAAATACTTCTGCGGTGGAAGCATTTGGTAAGCGTTTGGATAAAAACAAAGATGGTCAAATCAGCTTACATGAATGGAAACACATGAATGGTGTTAAAGCATTCGAGCGTGATTTCAATCGTGGCAGCCTCAAAACATTTCACACTTTGGATACCAATGGCGACCGCAAATTGAGTATGAAAGAATTGGCTGCATTATCAGGTCGTGTTACCTACAAAAATGCGGTGGAATGTTCAAGCAATGCACCTTCTGCATCTAGTCAGTCCAATGTTGTGCCAGTAGAAGCAAAATAA
- the zwf gene encoding glucose-6-phosphate dehydrogenase, with translation MSQQLNNFDMVIFGATGDLAMRKLLPCLYQAHAAGLLHPQGRILGVSRSQFDTAQFLAKVETDSKIHVKKNFSEELWASFIARLQYLTVDVNTPEHFTELSKIVKARTETDNVIIYLSTAPKFFAPACKNLANVGLNADNVRIVLEKPLGTDLQSSQEINTDVAHYFQENQIYRIDHYLGKESLQNVLPLRFGNVFFEQVWNKDFVKSVQITIAEQLGVEERGEFYDITGALRDMVQNHIMQMLCFVAMEKPKSLDADDVRDEKLKVVAALKPMTSADVDKNVIRAQYTDSGSLKGYLQENNVPADSRTETYVAIRAEIDTPRWAGVPFYLRTGKRLAARSAEIVLNFKEQENGLFGANPNRLVISLQPDETISLKLYVKQVGSGLDVQPAEMVLDMGKVSDARRAEAYELLLREVIDGRLGLFNRRDELEKAWEWVMPILDNWAVSPIKPYGYAANSWGPKEAQDLLARDGNAWLEDQA, from the coding sequence ATGTCCCAACAATTAAATAATTTTGACATGGTTATTTTTGGCGCAACGGGCGATTTGGCAATGCGCAAATTATTGCCCTGTTTGTATCAAGCACACGCAGCAGGTTTATTGCATCCGCAAGGTCGCATTTTGGGCGTATCGCGCAGCCAATTTGATACGGCTCAATTTTTGGCAAAAGTGGAAACTGATAGCAAAATTCATGTGAAGAAAAATTTTAGCGAGGAATTGTGGGCATCGTTCATTGCGCGCCTTCAATATTTAACCGTAGATGTGAACACGCCTGAACACTTTACTGAATTGAGTAAAATCGTTAAAGCGCGTACCGAAACCGACAATGTGATTATTTACCTGTCCACCGCGCCCAAATTTTTCGCGCCTGCTTGCAAAAATTTGGCAAACGTGGGCTTGAATGCCGACAATGTTCGTATTGTTTTGGAAAAACCACTTGGTACAGATTTGCAATCATCGCAAGAAATCAACACCGATGTGGCGCACTATTTCCAAGAAAATCAGATTTACCGCATTGACCATTATTTGGGCAAAGAAAGTTTGCAAAATGTTTTGCCTTTGCGTTTTGGCAATGTGTTTTTTGAACAAGTTTGGAACAAAGATTTTGTCAAATCCGTACAAATTACCATCGCCGAACAATTGGGCGTGGAAGAACGCGGCGAGTTTTACGACATCACAGGTGCATTGCGCGATATGGTGCAAAACCACATTATGCAAATGCTATGCTTTGTCGCAATGGAAAAACCCAAATCTTTGGATGCAGACGATGTGCGCGATGAAAAATTAAAAGTCGTGGCAGCCTTAAAACCGATGACTTCTGCCGATGTGGACAAAAACGTGATTCGCGCCCAATACACCGATTCAGGCAGCCTGAAAGGGTATTTGCAGGAAAACAATGTGCCAGCCGACAGCCGCACCGAGACTTATGTTGCCATTCGCGCTGAAATTGATACGCCACGTTGGGCGGGTGTGCCGTTTTATTTGCGCACGGGCAAACGCTTGGCGGCGCGTTCCGCAGAAATTGTGTTGAATTTCAAGGAACAAGAAAACGGTTTGTTTGGTGCCAATCCCAATCGTTTGGTGATTAGTTTGCAGCCCGATGAGACGATTTCATTGAAATTGTATGTGAAACAAGTGGGTAGCGGTTTGGACGTGCAGCCTGCGGAAATGGTGTTGGACATGGGCAAAGTGTCCGATGCCCGCCGTGCCGAAGCCTATGAATTGCTGTTGCGTGAAGTGATTGATGGGCGTTTGGGCTTATTTAATCGCCGCGATGAATTGGAAAAAGCGTGGGAATGGGTGATGCCGATTTTGGATAATTGGGCGGTTTCGCCAATTAAACCTTATGGTTATGCGGCAAATAGCTGGGGCCCGAAAGAAGCGCAAGATTTATTGGCGCGTGATGGCAATGCGTGGTTGGAAGACCAAGCGTAA
- the edd gene encoding phosphogluconate dehydratase translates to MTNLHPKLAEITNRIIERSRPTREAYLERIRAQKQQGRVERDQLGCSNLAHGYAAMPKTIKIEMQKENVPNLGMITAYNDMVSAHQPFKDFPDWVKDEVAKHGATAQVAGGTPAMCDGITQGYEGMELSLFSRDVIAMSTAVGLSHQMFDGALFFGVCDKIVPGLVIGALSCGHIPAIFTPAGPMVSGIGNKEKARTRQLFAEGKVGRDALLESEMGSYHSPGTCTFYGTANSNQMMMEFMGLHLPAAAFFNPYTPMREALTRHAAAHLAQSVKNGTAKPIGEMLSEKSFINALIGLMATGGSTNHTMHLVAMARAAGVILNWDDFDEISAIVPLLIRVYPNGQADVNHFAAAGGLPFVIRELRNAGLLHDDVDTVVGHGMQAYTQEPFLLDGKLVWQDAVAESRDENILRTIDNPFSPDGGLRLMKGNIGRSVIKVSAMRPNSFEIEAPAIVFDDQRDVLAAFERGELDGKDFVCVVRYQGARANGMPELHKLTPPLAILQDRGQKVALVTDGRMSGASGKVPAAIHVSPEALMGGNIGRIRTGDMIRFNAHTGELNVLVNEREFKARSVPAPDLSRNAHGIGRELFAGFRSHASSAETGAMSFGGDFA, encoded by the coding sequence ATGACAAATCTGCACCCTAAATTAGCGGAAATTACCAACCGTATTATTGAACGCTCACGCCCCACTCGTGAAGCCTATTTGGAACGGATTCGCGCACAAAAACAACAAGGTCGTGTGGAGCGCGACCAACTGGGTTGTTCCAATTTGGCGCATGGTTACGCGGCAATGCCCAAAACCATCAAAATTGAAATGCAAAAAGAAAATGTGCCTAATTTGGGTATGATTACGGCATACAACGACATGGTGTCGGCGCATCAGCCATTTAAAGATTTTCCTGATTGGGTTAAAGATGAAGTGGCAAAACATGGTGCAACCGCGCAAGTGGCTGGGGGTACGCCTGCGATGTGTGATGGCATCACGCAAGGTTATGAAGGCATGGAATTGTCGCTGTTTTCGCGTGATGTGATTGCGATGAGTACAGCGGTGGGTTTGTCGCATCAAATGTTTGATGGTGCGTTATTTTTTGGCGTGTGCGACAAAATTGTGCCGGGGTTGGTGATTGGTGCATTATCGTGCGGTCATATTCCTGCGATTTTCACGCCAGCAGGTCCAATGGTCAGCGGCATCGGCAACAAAGAAAAAGCGCGTACACGTCAATTATTTGCAGAAGGTAAAGTAGGACGCGATGCATTGCTGGAAAGCGAAATGGGTTCGTATCATAGCCCTGGTACTTGCACATTCTATGGTACGGCAAATTCCAATCAAATGATGATGGAATTTATGGGTTTGCATTTGCCAGCAGCAGCATTCTTTAATCCTTATACGCCTATGCGTGAAGCTTTAACACGTCATGCAGCAGCACATTTGGCGCAAAGTGTGAAAAATGGTACAGCCAAACCGATTGGCGAAATGTTGAGCGAAAAATCGTTTATCAACGCATTGATTGGTTTGATGGCAACAGGCGGTTCAACCAATCACACCATGCACTTGGTGGCAATGGCACGCGCGGCGGGTGTGATTTTGAATTGGGATGATTTTGATGAAATTTCGGCGATTGTGCCCTTGTTGATTCGCGTGTATCCAAACGGTCAAGCGGACGTGAATCATTTTGCGGCGGCAGGCGGTTTGCCATTTGTGATTCGTGAGTTGCGTAATGCAGGTTTGCTGCATGATGATGTGGACACGGTGGTGGGTCATGGTATGCAAGCCTATACACAAGAACCATTTTTGTTGGACGGCAAATTGGTGTGGCAAGATGCAGTAGCAGAAAGTCGCGATGAAAATATTTTGCGCACGATTGACAATCCATTCTCGCCTGATGGTGGTTTGCGTTTGATGAAAGGTAATATTGGTCGCAGCGTGATTAAAGTATCAGCAATGCGTCCAAACAGTTTTGAAATTGAAGCACCTGCGATTGTATTTGATGACCAACGTGATGTGTTGGCAGCATTTGAACGTGGCGAATTGGATGGCAAAGATTTTGTGTGCGTGGTGCGTTATCAAGGTGCGCGTGCCAATGGTATGCCTGAATTACATAAATTGACACCGCCATTGGCTATTTTGCAAGACCGTGGACAAAAAGTGGCGTTGGTTACTGATGGTCGTATGTCTGGCGCATCGGGCAAAGTTCCTGCGGCAATTCATGTTTCTCCAGAAGCCTTGATGGGTGGCAATATTGGCAGAATTCGTACGGGCGATATGATTCGTTTTAATGCGCATACGGGTGAATTGAATGTGTTGGTGAATGAACGTGAATTTAAAGCGCGTAGCGTGCCAGCACCTGATTTGTCTCGCAATGCCCACGGCATTGGACGAGAGTTGTTCGCAGGTTTCCGCAGCCATGCCAGCAGCGCGGAAACGGGTGCAATGAGTTTTGGCGGTGATTTTGCTTAA
- a CDS encoding 2,3-diphosphoglycerate-dependent phosphoglycerate mutase codes for MELVFIRHGQSEWNAKNLFTGWRDVKLSEQGLAEAAAAGKKLKEHGYEFDIAFTSVLTRAIKTCNIVLEESDQLFVPQIKSWRLNERHYGALQGMDKKQTAEKYGDEQVHIWRRSYDTLPPLLDKNDEFSAHNDRRYANLPADVVPDGENLKVTLERVLPFWHDQIAPAILSGKRVLIAAHGNSLRALAKHIEGISDEDIMDLEIPTGQPLVYKLDDKLNVIEKFYL; via the coding sequence ATGGAATTGGTATTTATCCGCCACGGTCAAAGCGAATGGAATGCGAAAAACTTGTTCACAGGTTGGCGCGATGTCAAATTGTCAGAACAAGGCTTGGCAGAGGCTGCCGCTGCTGGCAAAAAATTGAAAGAACACGGCTACGAATTTGATATTGCCTTCACATCCGTTTTAACGCGCGCCATCAAAACTTGCAACATCGTGTTGGAAGAAAGCGACCAACTGTTTGTACCACAAATCAAATCTTGGCGTTTGAACGAACGTCATTACGGTGCATTGCAAGGCATGGACAAAAAACAAACTGCCGAAAAATATGGCGATGAACAAGTTCACATTTGGCGTCGCAGCTACGATACATTGCCACCTTTGTTGGATAAAAATGATGAGTTTTCAGCGCATAACGACCGTCGCTATGCCAACTTGCCAGCCGATGTTGTACCCGATGGCGAAAATTTGAAAGTTACTTTGGAGCGTGTTTTACCATTTTGGCATGACCAAATCGCCCCAGCTATTTTGTCAGGCAAACGCGTTTTGATTGCTGCACACGGCAATTCTTTGCGTGCATTGGCTAAACACATTGAAGGCATTTCTGATGAAGACATTATGGATTTGGAAATCCCAACGGGTCAGCCTTTGGTGTATAAACTGGACGACAAATTGAATGTGATTGAGAAATTCTACTTGTAA